The following are from one region of the Petrotoga mobilis SJ95 genome:
- the surE gene encoding 5'/3'-nucleotidase SurE — MNILLSNDDGIMSPGIITLKTYLQQKHDVYVVAPDIERSATGHGITVRNPLWAKKVKFGDTFFGHAVNGTPADCVKIGLDAIYKDIHFDVVISGINRGANLGTDVLYSGTVSAALEGAVGGYPSIAVSCVDFSNPNFEDGAKVVLNILEKLDLNNWPEFTTLNVNIPKIPYDEMKGIKITKQSRRRYQDYFEERKDPFGNSYYWMLGNIIEDDNDDNSDYNVINQGYVAVTPLSVFMTKYDFIDELKSWLEV; from the coding sequence GTGAATATTTTACTTTCAAATGATGATGGAATAATGTCTCCAGGTATTATCACACTAAAAACTTATCTCCAGCAAAAGCATGATGTTTACGTTGTCGCTCCCGACATCGAAAGAAGTGCAACAGGGCATGGAATTACAGTGAGAAACCCTCTTTGGGCTAAAAAAGTTAAGTTTGGAGATACTTTCTTTGGTCACGCAGTGAATGGAACACCTGCCGATTGTGTTAAAATTGGATTAGACGCGATATATAAAGACATACATTTCGACGTGGTAATCTCCGGTATAAATAGGGGAGCCAATCTTGGAACAGATGTCCTTTATTCTGGTACCGTTTCTGCGGCGTTGGAAGGCGCTGTTGGTGGTTATCCTTCTATCGCTGTTTCATGTGTTGACTTTTCCAATCCTAACTTTGAAGATGGAGCAAAGGTTGTTTTGAACATATTGGAAAAATTAGATTTGAACAATTGGCCAGAATTTACTACATTAAATGTCAATATCCCAAAAATCCCTTACGATGAAATGAAGGGGATAAAAATTACCAAGCAGAGTAGAAGAAGATACCAAGATTACTTTGAAGAAAGAAAAGATCCTTTTGGGAATTCTTATTATTGGATGTTGGGAAATATCATAGAAGATGATAACGATGACAATTCAGATTACAACGTAATAAATCAAGGTTATGTTGCTGTAACGCCGCTAAGTGTTTTCATGACAAAATATGATTTTATAGATGAATTAAAATCTTGGTTGGAGGTTTAA
- a CDS encoding nucleotidyltransferase has translation MKVLGVVVEYNPFHNGHLHHLREAKTLINPDYTIAVMSGNFVQRGEPAILDKFSRAEVAVNMGVDIVFELPFVYCIQDASGFAMGSIGVLERTNVVTDIVFGSESSNLEVLDKISNILYEQPKTFKKLLNKHLKKGLSFPNARKFALVEYLESSNYEPNVIDILEQSNDILGLEYLNALKLYDSKIIPHTIQRIKAEYNQKEFTGEISSATAIRNLIEKNEMNKVRQGVPSLSYEVLRREIEKGKAPIMFEDMRDMILGKLRMMKKEELIQIDGVKEGLETRYSKFSKISSNLTELVNHVKTKRFTLTRVKRTLLKIFFDLKERDVKLYNNHGPQYLRVLAFTEKGQELLGKMKDLSAYPIITTPSTYRKIYNRLNDNLLSSKKRYQSIPEIYLNQIEYDFLASNIYTLLFKNRDLSSYEPDKKQRVIML, from the coding sequence TTGAAAGTTTTAGGTGTAGTTGTTGAATACAATCCCTTTCATAATGGACACCTTCATCATTTGAGAGAAGCTAAAACTTTAATTAACCCTGATTACACAATCGCTGTGATGAGTGGGAATTTTGTCCAAAGAGGAGAACCTGCGATCTTGGATAAGTTTTCGCGTGCAGAAGTTGCGGTAAATATGGGAGTAGACATCGTCTTCGAATTGCCTTTTGTCTATTGTATACAAGATGCAAGTGGCTTCGCTATGGGGTCCATAGGCGTATTAGAGAGAACCAATGTTGTTACAGATATAGTTTTTGGTAGTGAATCGAGTAATTTAGAAGTTTTGGATAAAATATCGAACATTTTATACGAACAACCCAAAACTTTTAAAAAGTTACTCAATAAACATTTAAAAAAAGGTTTATCTTTTCCAAATGCTCGAAAGTTTGCCTTAGTCGAGTATTTAGAATCTTCAAATTACGAACCCAATGTGATAGACATATTAGAACAATCAAACGATATCTTAGGTTTAGAGTATTTAAATGCCTTAAAATTATATGATTCAAAGATTATTCCACACACTATTCAAAGAATAAAAGCTGAATATAATCAAAAAGAATTCACAGGTGAAATTTCCAGTGCCACTGCGATACGAAATCTTATAGAAAAAAACGAGATGAACAAAGTTAGACAGGGGGTTCCATCCCTTTCATATGAAGTTCTTCGCAGGGAGATTGAGAAAGGTAAGGCTCCAATCATGTTTGAAGATATGAGAGATATGATTTTAGGTAAGCTGCGAATGATGAAAAAAGAAGAATTAATACAAATAGACGGTGTAAAAGAAGGATTAGAAACTAGATATTCAAAATTTTCGAAAATAAGTTCCAACCTCACAGAATTAGTAAACCACGTCAAGACGAAAAGGTTTACGTTGACGCGAGTAAAAAGAACGCTTTTAAAGATTTTTTTTGATTTAAAAGAAAGAGACGTGAAATTATACAACAATCACGGACCACAATATTTAAGGGTTTTAGCCTTCACAGAGAAGGGGCAAGAGTTACTTGGTAAAATGAAAGATCTTTCTGCTTATCCAATTATTACTACCCCATCGACATACAGAAAAATATATAATAGATTAAACGACAATTTATTATCAAGCAAAAAAAGGTATCAAAGTATTCCTGAAATCTATTTAAATCAGATTGAATACGATTTTTTGGCAAGTAATATTTACACCTTATTATTCAAAAACAGGGATTTATCTTCATATGAACCTGATAAAAAGCAAAGGGTTATAATGTTATAA